In a single window of the Deltaproteobacteria bacterium genome:
- a CDS encoding nucleoside phosphorylase, producing MTQDAIICPRKGKHDPSIGPVAVMVAMEKDLALMRRSMGIQGRARSRILTSNLYTVAVSHQDITLVGPVLGAPYAAMVLEKLIVLGAQKILFFGWCGSLQQVVQISDFVVPDRAVIGEGTSGHYPVADSRPRPSGIVFKAIEQSFKEGLISFHRGAVWSTDAPYRETKQDVILFQNRGVLGVDMELSALFTVARFRQVDIGALLVVSDEIGSLRWMPGFSSKRFNRSRKVAAEVIHRICQKMSQSVVKEK from the coding sequence ATGACGCAAGATGCAATTATTTGTCCCAGAAAGGGCAAGCACGATCCCAGTATCGGTCCTGTCGCTGTCATGGTGGCCATGGAAAAAGATCTGGCCCTGATGCGGAGATCGATGGGCATCCAAGGCAGAGCAAGGTCCAGAATTCTGACGAGCAATTTGTACACGGTTGCGGTGTCTCATCAGGACATCACCTTGGTCGGACCTGTGCTTGGCGCCCCTTACGCAGCAATGGTTCTTGAGAAGTTAATTGTGCTGGGGGCGCAAAAGATCCTCTTTTTTGGGTGGTGCGGTTCGCTGCAACAGGTGGTGCAGATTTCAGACTTCGTGGTTCCTGACAGGGCGGTGATAGGGGAGGGGACATCCGGGCACTACCCGGTGGCTGATTCACGCCCAAGGCCGTCGGGGATTGTGTTTAAGGCCATTGAGCAGAGCTTCAAGGAGGGCTTGATCTCTTTTCACAGGGGCGCTGTGTGGTCAACGGATGCCCCTTACAGAGAAACCAAGCAGGACGTCATTTTGTTTCAAAACAGGGGTGTGCTTGGCGTGGATATGGAACTCTCGGCTTTATTTACCGTAGCCAGGTTCCGTCAGGTGGACATAGGGGCGCTGCTTGTGGTCTCAGATGAGATTGGCTCACTGCGCTGGATGCCCGGGTTTTCAAGCAAAAGGTTCAACAGATCGCGCAAGGTGGCAGCCGAGGTTATACACAGGATATGTCAAAAAATGAGCCAATCCGTGGTCAAGGAGAAGTAA
- a CDS encoding glycosyltransferase family 4 protein — protein MPVNNPDKTSGVSLRLGILHYSCPPVIGGVEEILSQQASVFHRRGHSVSVLAGMGEVFTKDFPVRIEPVLGSKNARIIKAQEECKKGRQGALEGPTNRIHGILKDWSRDIDIIIAHNVLHMPFNLPLTLGLRRLADSEDGPVVVSWAHDSPYFQAGPPKYLNGLPWLVLQHVHPNIHYVTVSESRKELFRKHCGDASWRVIHNGIDPVRFFYVDQRSVMLSEELDLFGRDLVVVQPSRITPRKNLELAIHIIRGIKLLGHNVLFVLTGAYDPHEERAVAYYRRLRYWIKELGLQDNIAILAEYRFRNKTKLVSDRVFIRDLYLMADLLLMTSKDEGFGLPLLEAGMIKLPIACSDIWPFRELGEGVCFFGLDEPPLFIAGRIVEYLACSNTHLMFRNVMRRYVWDVVYKQEALPFLREITGRTGTPDKAGSKGQTPDQRKNRESVTKA, from the coding sequence ATGCCTGTGAACAATCCTGACAAGACCTCTGGGGTGTCTTTACGGCTGGGGATTTTGCACTACTCGTGCCCGCCGGTTATAGGCGGCGTGGAAGAGATCCTCAGTCAGCAGGCCTCTGTTTTTCATCGGAGGGGCCACTCGGTCTCAGTGCTGGCCGGCATGGGTGAGGTATTCACCAAGGATTTTCCTGTACGGATAGAACCGGTCTTGGGTTCAAAAAACGCTCGGATCATCAAGGCCCAGGAAGAATGCAAGAAGGGGCGTCAAGGGGCCTTGGAGGGGCCCACAAACAGGATTCATGGAATTCTAAAAGACTGGTCTCGAGACATTGATATCATAATTGCCCATAATGTGCTTCACATGCCGTTTAACCTTCCCCTGACCCTGGGCTTGCGACGTCTTGCAGATTCGGAAGACGGCCCGGTAGTGGTGAGTTGGGCCCACGATTCGCCTTATTTTCAAGCCGGTCCCCCGAAATATCTGAACGGGCTCCCATGGCTTGTGCTTCAGCACGTGCATCCGAACATACATTACGTGACTGTCTCGGAGTCACGAAAGGAGTTGTTCAGGAAACACTGTGGAGATGCCTCGTGGAGGGTTATACACAACGGGATTGATCCGGTGCGCTTTTTCTACGTTGATCAAAGATCGGTGATGCTATCAGAAGAACTTGATCTGTTTGGCCGGGACCTTGTGGTCGTGCAGCCGTCAAGGATCACGCCGCGAAAGAACCTGGAGCTCGCCATCCACATCATTCGAGGGATCAAGTTATTGGGTCATAACGTCCTTTTTGTACTCACAGGCGCCTATGATCCTCATGAAGAACGGGCTGTGGCGTATTACCGAAGACTGCGGTACTGGATCAAGGAACTGGGCCTGCAGGACAACATCGCTATTTTGGCCGAGTACAGGTTTCGCAATAAGACAAAGCTGGTTTCTGATCGTGTCTTTATTCGAGACCTTTATCTTATGGCGGATCTGCTCCTTATGACGAGTAAGGACGAAGGCTTTGGGCTGCCGTTGTTGGAGGCAGGTATGATCAAACTGCCCATTGCTTGCTCCGACATCTGGCCGTTTAGGGAACTGGGTGAGGGTGTATGTTTCTTTGGGCTGGATGAACCTCCATTGTTTATTGCAGGGCGCATTGTCGAATACTTGGCATGTTCAAATACTCACCTGATGTTTCGCAATGTGATGCGCCGATATGTGTGGGATGTTGTTTACAAACAAGAGGCGCTGCCGTTTCTTCGTGAGATCACCGGTAGGACTGGAACCCCTGACAAGGCAGGGTCAAAAGGCCAGACACCTGATCAAAGAAAAAACCGGGAGTCCGTGACCAAGGCATGA
- a CDS encoding glycosyltransferase family 4 protein, with protein MERVGFVSTRIAGTDGVTLETYKWYQVLERNGYECYFFGGELDTPQDRSFLEPVAHFEAPEILEITTLCFEKTTRRASLSAKMAELKEHLKSRLYEFCGHFNIDLLIPENALAIPMNIPLGWALTELIAETGMPAIAHHHDFSWERKRFLINAVHDHLQCSFPPNLRSMRHVVINSEASRQLSFRKGMSNVVIPNVFDFASPPPPPPNGKLLREELEFEDDDLFVLQPTRVVPRKWIERAVELVSLMKLKRPRVVISHESGDEGSLYAKRVIEYAERLGVEVVYVGDKIGSARCFKARCDRKYTIEDAYHNADLVTYPSGYEGFGNAFLEAIYFKKPVVVNRYSIFIEDIEPCGFDVISFESFVTSELIDRIKSFLEPGNIGWIVEKNYELGKRHFSYEVLERKLLPLIESFR; from the coding sequence ATGGAAAGAGTCGGGTTTGTATCCACACGGATTGCCGGAACAGACGGCGTGACGTTGGAGACCTACAAGTGGTATCAGGTTCTGGAACGAAACGGCTATGAATGCTATTTTTTCGGGGGAGAACTCGATACGCCGCAGGATCGGTCTTTTTTGGAACCCGTGGCCCATTTTGAAGCACCCGAGATTCTCGAAATCACTACCCTGTGTTTTGAGAAGACTACACGCAGGGCCTCGCTCTCTGCAAAGATGGCTGAGCTCAAGGAACATCTCAAGTCAAGACTTTACGAGTTTTGCGGCCATTTTAACATTGATTTACTGATTCCGGAAAATGCCCTGGCCATTCCGATGAACATTCCTCTGGGGTGGGCGCTCACAGAGCTCATAGCCGAGACAGGAATGCCGGCCATAGCGCACCACCACGATTTTAGCTGGGAACGCAAACGCTTTCTCATCAACGCCGTTCACGACCACCTCCAGTGTTCCTTTCCCCCGAATCTTCGGTCCATGCGTCATGTGGTCATAAACTCCGAGGCTTCCCGGCAACTGAGCTTCCGGAAGGGTATGAGCAATGTGGTTATTCCAAATGTTTTTGATTTTGCAAGCCCGCCTCCACCGCCTCCCAACGGCAAGTTACTCCGTGAAGAACTCGAGTTTGAAGATGATGATCTCTTTGTCCTTCAGCCCACAAGGGTTGTGCCCCGGAAGTGGATTGAACGGGCAGTTGAGCTAGTGAGTCTGATGAAGCTTAAGCGGCCCCGAGTCGTAATTTCCCATGAATCCGGTGACGAGGGTAGTCTCTATGCCAAACGGGTGATAGAATACGCCGAACGTCTTGGGGTAGAGGTCGTATATGTGGGTGACAAAATCGGATCAGCCAGATGTTTTAAGGCTAGATGCGACAGGAAATACACGATTGAAGATGCATATCACAATGCCGATCTGGTTACGTACCCTTCAGGTTATGAAGGGTTCGGAAATGCCTTTCTGGAAGCGATCTACTTCAAGAAGCCGGTTGTCGTAAATCGCTATTCAATATTCATAGAAGATATTGAACCATGCGGCTTTGACGTCATTTCATTTGAATCCTTTGTCACGTCTGAGCTCATAGACCGGATCAAATCATTTCTGGAACCTGGGAACATAGGATGGATCGTCGAGAAGAATTATGAGTTAGGCAAGAGGCATTTCTCATATGAGGTGTTGGAGAGAAAGCTTCTGCCTTTGATAGAATCTTTCCGGTAA
- a CDS encoding HNH endonuclease has product MEQVLLLNATFEPLKVIDWKRAIRLLTLGKVEVLEEYERDIHSVTFAIKLPSVLRLLRFVRYRKRDIKFSRLNIYGRDGFRCQYCGQKFESKDLSFDDVVPKRHGGKTEWTNIVTSCCMCNRIKGGRTMKEAGFRLLKKPVKPSWVPFIMVTIGVRSVPNAWVDYLYWNAELMDT; this is encoded by the coding sequence ATGGAGCAGGTATTACTGTTGAATGCAACTTTTGAGCCTTTGAAGGTGATCGACTGGAAAAGGGCCATAAGGCTTCTCACCTTGGGAAAGGTGGAGGTGTTGGAGGAGTACGAAAGGGATATCCACTCCGTAACCTTCGCTATCAAACTTCCGTCAGTGCTTCGGCTCCTTAGATTCGTGAGATACAGAAAGAGGGATATCAAGTTTTCCAGGCTCAATATCTATGGCCGGGACGGATTCCGATGCCAATACTGCGGGCAGAAGTTTGAGTCGAAAGATCTTTCTTTTGATGACGTTGTGCCCAAGAGGCACGGTGGAAAAACCGAATGGACCAATATTGTCACGTCATGTTGCATGTGTAACCGGATCAAGGGAGGTAGAACCATGAAGGAGGCGGGTTTCAGACTCTTAAAGAAACCCGTAAAGCCCTCTTGGGTGCCGTTTATCATGGTTACGATCGGTGTGAGAAGTGTTCCCAATGCCTGGGTTGATTATCTGTATTGGAATGCGGAGTTGATGGATACGTAA
- a CDS encoding flagellar assembly protein FliW: protein MKVETTRFGTVELPEEKLISMSHGMLGFADKKRFCLIQHKEESPFFWYQSLDDPALAFVITNRWLFKPDYEVDLDAAVQAMGWDQQGEKVALECYIIVTIPRGAPEKMTANLIGPMVLNPKTCEAVQIVLYNDSYSHKYPLVKKKAA from the coding sequence ATGAAGGTTGAAACCACGCGATTCGGGACCGTGGAACTGCCGGAAGAAAAGCTAATTAGCATGTCCCATGGAATGCTTGGTTTTGCAGACAAAAAGCGATTCTGCCTTATCCAGCACAAAGAAGAGTCCCCTTTTTTCTGGTATCAGTCCCTTGATGATCCCGCGCTGGCCTTTGTCATTACCAACCGATGGTTATTCAAGCCCGATTACGAGGTTGACCTGGATGCTGCGGTTCAGGCAATGGGATGGGACCAACAAGGCGAGAAGGTTGCTTTGGAGTGCTACATCATTGTCACCATCCCCAGGGGGGCGCCTGAAAAAATGACGGCAAACCTTATCGGGCCGATGGTTCTAAACCCAAAAACCTGTGAAGCCGTACAGATTGTCTTATATAATGACTCTTATTCTCACAAATATCCCCTCGTTAAGAAAAAGGCCGCTTGA
- the csrA gene encoding carbon storage regulator CsrA yields the protein MLILTRKSGEEINIGDDVVVSVLEIKGSQVKLGIEAPKGIAVHRGEIYNRIQEENLLAARVEANDFAAAAQLCGTNNECDNRSGRIV from the coding sequence ATGCTTATACTGACAAGGAAGTCGGGAGAAGAGATAAACATCGGTGATGATGTAGTTGTCAGCGTTTTGGAAATCAAGGGATCACAGGTCAAGCTTGGGATCGAGGCTCCAAAGGGAATAGCGGTTCATCGCGGCGAGATCTATAACAGGATTCAGGAAGAAAACCTCTTGGCCGCACGGGTGGAAGCCAATGATTTTGCAGCGGCAGCACAACTGTGTGGAACCAACAATGAGTGTGACAATAGGAGCGGGAGGATAGTATGA
- the flgL gene encoding flagellar hook-associated protein FlgL, which translates to MRVSNKIIFDNVKLNLAKITEELNRANMVVATQKRILKLSDDPVGLTQVLSMKSSLSNIEQLSRNISMGKSWLVASESAQTSVQDLVSEAKALCVQMASANTGAAERRSAAEIVQNTLEEVVSLANTQVNGRYVFAGSKTDAAAFTLNSDNSVTYNGDSNPFTIKIGKDATVEIGGDGQAAFQPSGAGGSDDIFRILKDLKTALQGNDISGIQTAMTNLDTHFDHNSAQIADVGSKMIRMEIKDNVLQNLDIATTESLSKIEDAEITEAIMDLKAKEVAYQAALAASSKVLQLSLVNYM; encoded by the coding sequence ATGAGAGTATCGAACAAGATTATTTTCGATAATGTAAAGCTCAACCTGGCCAAGATCACTGAGGAATTGAACAGGGCAAACATGGTGGTGGCGACTCAAAAGCGTATTCTCAAGCTTTCTGATGATCCCGTGGGCCTGACCCAGGTGCTCAGCATGAAATCGAGTCTTTCCAACATTGAGCAGTTGAGCCGCAACATATCTATGGGCAAATCCTGGCTTGTTGCTTCTGAAAGCGCCCAGACCAGCGTTCAGGACCTGGTTTCAGAGGCCAAGGCCTTGTGTGTTCAGATGGCCAGCGCCAACACCGGGGCAGCGGAAAGGCGTTCTGCGGCCGAGATCGTTCAGAATACTCTAGAAGAGGTTGTCTCCCTGGCTAATACCCAGGTGAACGGGCGGTATGTTTTTGCCGGGTCGAAAACGGATGCAGCGGCCTTCACGCTCAACAGCGACAACAGTGTCACATACAACGGGGACAGCAACCCGTTTACTATAAAGATAGGCAAAGATGCCACAGTAGAGATCGGAGGCGACGGACAGGCCGCGTTCCAACCTTCGGGCGCGGGCGGTAGTGACGATATTTTTAGAATATTGAAGGACTTGAAAACAGCCCTGCAGGGCAACGACATCAGCGGCATTCAAACAGCCATGACAAACCTGGATACTCATTTTGACCACAATTCTGCCCAGATTGCCGATGTAGGGTCCAAGATGATCCGCATGGAGATCAAGGATAACGTGCTTCAGAATCTGGATATTGCAACTACCGAAAGTCTTTCGAAGATTGAGGATGCAGAGATCACGGAGGCGATCATGGACTTGAAGGCCAAGGAGGTGGCCTACCAGGCTGCCCTGGCTGCATCTTCCAAGGTTCTCCAGTTGAGTTTGGTGAATTACATGTAA
- the flgK gene encoding flagellar hook-associated protein FlgK: MSSGIGLVLSIAKDALAAQQYGIYVTSHNIANVNTPGYSKQTAVFEAKKPAPFGGVLLGRGVDTTEIVRASDQIIENRVMQQKSSLYCYKEMENYMLAMEGLFNENSDTSLSTMLGEFWNLWHDISNDPSGAAERIALYEHSLLISQQFKSIDSDLLQLNTDLTNAVKAGVGRVNEITAAIANLNNEIAGLEIDASANDLRDQRNVLASELAEYIDMKIFEQSNGAFTIVSAKGVVLVDGNDGYDIELDGSSVKWQGSGGNEVDITDNISKGKLGGWLDMRDEIVAKYKQDLTELASEFIWAVNKQHSQGVGLTTFSSATGTYGASAPGAALTSSASGLDYYEKISGGTFEVWLYDSTDTLANGGGTTVTVTAGVTTLNDIATAITALDPDISASVNADGKLAITTTNNHTFAFSDDTSNVLAALGINTFFTGSAAGGMGVNDVIGSDKDYIAAAKIDSDVTSSGYGTFATGDNTNALAIVDLQYTSMSVSEWTYDRINGNTEGTSTATIEEYYHSLVGSLGIKGSSISRSRAFNEVMVNELKTMRESISSVSLDEEMTQLMQYQHAFAAGAKLVSVSDEMLQTLLGVK; this comes from the coding sequence ATGTCATCTGGTATCGGACTGGTATTGAGCATTGCCAAAGACGCCCTGGCAGCACAGCAGTACGGTATCTACGTAACCAGCCACAATATTGCCAACGTGAATACGCCTGGTTATTCCAAGCAGACTGCTGTGTTTGAAGCAAAGAAACCTGCGCCCTTTGGTGGCGTGCTTCTCGGCAGGGGGGTGGACACAACCGAGATCGTTAGGGCCAGTGACCAGATTATTGAAAATCGTGTCATGCAGCAAAAATCGAGCCTTTATTGCTACAAAGAAATGGAAAATTATATGCTGGCCATGGAGGGGCTGTTTAACGAGAACTCAGACACCAGTTTGAGCACTATGCTGGGGGAGTTTTGGAATTTGTGGCATGATATATCAAATGATCCCTCGGGTGCTGCCGAACGGATTGCCCTCTACGAGCATAGCCTCCTCATCTCACAGCAATTTAAATCCATTGATTCCGATTTGTTGCAGCTCAACACGGATTTGACCAACGCGGTTAAGGCCGGCGTAGGAAGGGTCAATGAAATTACGGCCGCAATCGCTAATCTCAACAATGAAATCGCTGGTCTGGAGATCGATGCTTCGGCTAATGACCTGAGGGATCAGCGCAACGTGCTTGCTTCAGAACTTGCCGAGTACATAGACATGAAGATCTTTGAGCAGAGCAATGGGGCGTTTACCATCGTTTCGGCCAAGGGTGTTGTTCTCGTTGACGGTAATGACGGATACGACATTGAGCTCGACGGGAGTTCAGTCAAATGGCAGGGCTCCGGCGGCAATGAGGTTGACATAACGGACAATATCAGCAAGGGGAAGCTGGGCGGATGGCTTGATATGCGGGACGAAATCGTGGCGAAATACAAGCAGGACCTGACAGAGCTGGCCTCTGAATTCATCTGGGCTGTAAACAAGCAGCACAGCCAGGGTGTTGGGTTGACCACTTTCAGCTCGGCGACCGGTACGTACGGCGCTTCAGCTCCGGGCGCGGCCCTTACAAGTTCTGCCTCCGGTCTGGATTACTATGAAAAGATCAGTGGTGGGACGTTTGAAGTCTGGCTATATGACAGTACAGACACTCTGGCGAACGGGGGAGGGACAACTGTGACTGTGACTGCTGGTGTAACCACATTAAACGACATAGCAACAGCCATTACCGCACTCGATCCAGACATATCAGCCAGCGTTAACGCTGATGGGAAGTTGGCAATTACGACTACGAATAACCACACCTTTGCGTTTTCAGATGACACGAGTAATGTCCTGGCCGCGCTCGGGATCAACACGTTTTTCACAGGCTCGGCTGCCGGGGGCATGGGTGTAAACGATGTAATTGGCTCTGACAAAGACTACATCGCTGCGGCCAAGATAGACAGCGACGTAACATCTTCCGGTTACGGGACCTTTGCCACTGGCGACAACACCAATGCGCTTGCAATTGTTGACCTGCAATACACCTCCATGTCCGTCTCAGAATGGACTTACGACAGGATCAACGGGAACACTGAGGGGACTAGCACTGCTACAATTGAGGAGTACTACCACAGCCTGGTGGGTTCTCTGGGGATCAAGGGGTCGAGTATCTCGCGGAGCAGGGCCTTCAATGAAGTCATGGTGAATGAACTCAAGACCATGAGGGAGAGCATTTCATCCGTTTCTCTTGACGAGGAGATGACCCAGCTCATGCAGTATCAGCATGCCTTTGCAGCAGGAGCCAAGCTCGTTAGCGTATCGGATGAGATGTTGCAGACGTTGCTCGGTGTAAAGTAA
- a CDS encoding flagellar protein FlgN gives MKAPIKSLEDLFYEKIMLYQDLVECLKQEREFLIKTDMDALWEISDKKQSIVPRIEAVRVKALAALSEASIDHGMDVSSFSLATVLSLIPSVERKRFKKAYLSLVGLKTETRQRSRENKQFIEQSLDFLDQLISIIANGHTAEPLYNGCGSLNSNGPANVLLTREV, from the coding sequence ATGAAAGCGCCAATTAAGAGCCTTGAAGATCTGTTTTATGAAAAAATCATGCTGTATCAGGATCTTGTGGAATGTTTGAAACAGGAACGCGAGTTCCTGATCAAGACCGATATGGACGCCCTATGGGAGATCTCCGATAAAAAACAGTCAATTGTGCCTCGCATCGAGGCGGTCCGCGTAAAGGCGCTGGCCGCTCTGTCCGAGGCCTCCATAGACCACGGTATGGATGTATCATCTTTTTCCCTGGCCACAGTGCTGTCGCTTATTCCGTCTGTGGAACGTAAACGGTTTAAGAAGGCCTATTTGTCTCTCGTAGGCCTGAAGACAGAGACCCGGCAACGGAGCCGGGAGAACAAGCAGTTTATTGAACAGAGCCTTGATTTTCTTGATCAGCTCATCAGTATCATTGCAAATGGGCATACGGCAGAACCCCTTTACAATGGCTGCGGGTCTCTGAATTCCAACGGCCCGGCGAATGTGTTGCTCACTAGAGAGGTGTAA
- a CDS encoding rod-binding protein, with amino-acid sequence MTSDRRPMSDMTGITASEIGLRAHVVLKGTDRKDAKLRQACADFESIFIYFVLKSARKSIPENGLLDSSHESKIYKSMLDEQMAQSVAKGGGMGLGQLLYEKLTDQVAKQYDKMSGAESSTLASKHFIR; translated from the coding sequence ATGACCAGTGACAGGCGACCAATGAGTGACATGACAGGCATAACAGCAAGCGAGATAGGGCTGAGAGCCCATGTTGTTTTGAAAGGGACAGACCGGAAAGACGCGAAGCTCAGACAGGCGTGCGCTGATTTTGAATCGATTTTTATCTATTTTGTCCTGAAATCAGCGCGAAAGAGCATTCCTGAAAACGGGCTTCTCGACAGCTCTCACGAGAGCAAAATTTACAAATCGATGTTGGATGAACAAATGGCCCAGTCCGTGGCAAAGGGGGGAGGCATGGGACTCGGGCAGTTACTCTATGAGAAATTGACGGATCAAGTTGCAAAGCAATATGACAAGATGTCTGGCGCCGAGTCCTCAACTTTAGCAAGTAAGCATTTTATCCGATAA
- a CDS encoding flagellar basal body P-ring protein FlgI: protein MKTTATQSKTICFTIALLMLLVSEVFAARVKDLASIKGIRNNQLVGYGLVVGLNGTGDKSGTGFTVQSLANMIERLGIHVDKSAISVKNVAAVILTANVPPFARIGNKIDVLVSSIGDAKSLQGGTLLLTPLRGVDRRIYALAQGPVSVGGFAAGGAAGGGVTKNHPTAGRLSGGATIEREIPVPMQGKQELTIALGNPDFTTAVRVRNAINTKFGRYLASTIDSGTVKMRIPEEFRERVVEMVAALESLQVTPDTVAKVVLNEKTGTVVMGENVRISTVAVAHGNLNIVIKERASVSQPAPFAPTPPLESGTQQFKPEDGVVMGPGGQTVVAPDTDVAVQEENNRLILLPSGSTIGELVRALNAIGVTPRDLITIFRCIKVAGGLHAKLELM from the coding sequence ATGAAAACAACAGCAACACAGTCAAAGACAATTTGCTTCACCATAGCCTTGCTGATGCTTTTGGTTTCCGAGGTTTTCGCCGCGAGGGTCAAAGACCTGGCATCGATCAAAGGCATTAGGAACAACCAACTTGTCGGTTACGGCCTTGTCGTTGGATTAAACGGCACAGGGGATAAGTCCGGGACAGGCTTTACGGTGCAGTCCCTGGCCAACATGATCGAACGGCTGGGCATCCATGTGGACAAATCAGCTATTTCAGTCAAAAACGTGGCTGCTGTTATATTGACTGCCAACGTGCCTCCCTTTGCGAGAATTGGAAACAAGATTGATGTGCTGGTCTCCTCCATAGGAGATGCCAAGAGTCTTCAAGGGGGCACTCTTTTATTAACGCCTTTACGTGGTGTGGATCGAAGGATCTATGCTTTGGCCCAGGGCCCTGTCTCGGTCGGTGGTTTTGCTGCCGGCGGCGCTGCCGGCGGAGGTGTGACCAAGAACCATCCCACTGCGGGCAGGCTTTCAGGGGGGGCCACGATTGAGCGTGAAATCCCTGTGCCTATGCAAGGCAAGCAGGAGCTTACTATCGCCTTGGGCAATCCTGACTTCACAACAGCTGTCAGGGTGCGTAATGCAATCAATACAAAATTCGGCCGGTATCTGGCCAGTACAATTGATTCCGGGACCGTTAAGATGCGCATACCGGAAGAGTTTCGTGAACGTGTGGTGGAGATGGTTGCGGCTCTGGAAAGCCTTCAGGTAACGCCCGACACGGTTGCGAAAGTGGTGTTAAATGAGAAGACAGGCACGGTTGTTATGGGCGAGAATGTCAGGATTTCCACGGTGGCCGTGGCCCACGGTAATTTGAATATTGTAATCAAGGAGCGCGCTTCCGTGTCTCAGCCTGCCCCCTTTGCTCCTACACCACCTCTCGAAAGCGGGACCCAACAATTCAAACCTGAAGACGGTGTCGTTATGGGGCCGGGAGGACAGACGGTCGTGGCCCCTGATACTGATGTCGCTGTTCAAGAGGAAAACAACAGGTTAATTCTGCTTCCCAGTGGCAGCACCATTGGCGAATTGGTCAGGGCGCTCAATGCCATCGGAGTAACCCCAAGAGATCTGATCACCATTTTTAGGTGCATAAAGGTTGCCGGCGGGCTTCATGCCAAACTGGAGCTTATGTAA